The Lynx canadensis isolate LIC74 chromosome D1, mLynCan4.pri.v2, whole genome shotgun sequence genome has a segment encoding these proteins:
- the LOC115525840 gene encoding olfactory receptor 51I2-like: MGGNPHNSSELPPFTLTGFSGLGTSQHYVFLLLGTLYTVSIVGNALILFIIKEEQSLHQPMYYFLSLLSVNDLGVSFSTLPTVLATFCFHLQKISFDSCMAQMFFIHLFSFIESGILLVMSFDRYVAICNPLRYATVLTGACVVCMGMAVIIRSFCMVFPLPFLLKRLPFCKANVLSHAYCLHPDLIRLPCGDITINNIYGQFIVICNFGLDSALILLSYVLILRSVLAIASWEERLKTLNTCVSHLCAMLMFYVPMVGVSMVARYGRHAPQYVHTLMSLIYLFVPPMLNPIIYSIKTKEIRRRLCKILLGTKF; the protein is encoded by the coding sequence ATGGGAGGTAACCCCCACAACAGCTCAGAGTTGCCTCCCTTTACCCTGACAGGGTTCTCAGGGCTGGGGACCTCCCAACACTATGTGTTTCTGCTCCTTGGTACCCTCTACACTGTCTCCATTGTGGGAAATGCCCTTATCCTTTTCATTATCAAGGAGGAACAGAGTTTGCATCAGCCTATGTACTATTTCTTGTCCCTGCTATCAGTTAATGACCTAGGTGTGTCCTTTTCCACACTGCCCACGGTGTTGGCCACATTTTGCTTCCACTTACAGAAGATCAGCTTTGATTCTTGCATGGCTCAAATGTTCTTTATCCACCTCTTCTCGTTCATAGAGTCGGGGATTCTGTTGGTTATGAGCtttgaccgctatgtggccatctgtaaCCCACTGCGTTATGCCACAGTTCTTACTGGTGCCTGTGTGGTGTGTATGGGCATGGCTGTTATCATCCGCAGTTTCTGTATGGTTTTCCCACTGCCTTTCCTTCTGAAGAGGTTGCCCTTCTGCAAGGCCAATGTACTCTCCCATGCTTACTGCCTGCATCCAGATCTGATCCGCTTGCCCTGTGGTGACATCACCATCAATAATATTTATGGTCAATTCATTGTCATCTGTAACTTTGGTCTGGATTCTGCACTCATTCTTCTCTCTTACGTGCTCATACTGCGCTCTGTACTTGCCATTGCATCCTGGGAGGAAAGACTTAAGACACTGAATACATGTGTGTCTCACTTGTGTGCTATGCTCATGTTCTATGTGCCCATGGTTGGTGTGTCCATGGTTGCTCGCTATGGGAGGCATGCCCCACAGTATGTACATACACTCATGTCCCTGATCTATCTCTTTGTGCCTCCTATGCTCAACCCCATCATTTATTCCATCAAAACCAAAGAGATTCGTCGGAGGCTTTGCAAAATACTACTGGGAACAAAGTTTTAA
- the LOC115525833 gene encoding olfactory receptor 51I2-like — MGNFKINASDAPTFILTGFPGMETMESWLSFPLLLLYTISIVGNTLILLIVKEEQSLHQPMYYFLSLLSVNDLGVSFSTLPTVLAALCFHARVIAFNACLAQMFFIHLFSWTESGILLAMSFDRYVAICHPLRYATVLTNARIVAMGLCAVLRSFALILVFPLLLHRLPFCHSQNILSHAYCLHVDMIKLACTDVSLNSHYGLSIVLFTFGLDSALILISYVLILRSVLAIASGEKRIKTLNTCVSHILAVLIFYVPMVSVSIVHRFDAGLPHAVYILMSILYLFVPPMLNPIIYSIKTKEIRRRLLKMLFRVKS, encoded by the coding sequence ATGGGTAACTTCAAAATCAATGCCTCTGATGCTCCCACCTTTATCTTGACGGGCTTCCCAGGAATGGAAACCATGGAATCCTGGCTATCCTTCCCTCTTCTGCTGCTCTACACCATCTCCATTGTGGGAAACACCCTGATCCTCCTCATTGTTAAGGAGGAGCAGAGCTTGCACCAGCCCATGTACTACTTTTTATCTCTACTTTCAGTCAATGACTTGGGAGTGTCCTTTTCCACATTGCCAACCGTGCTGGCTGCCCTCTGCTTCCATGCCAGGGTGATTGCCTTTAATGCCTGCTTGGCCCAAATGTTTTTCATCCACCTCTTCTCTTGGACAGAGTCTGGCATCCTTCTGGCTATGAGCTTCGATCGCTATGTTGCCATCTGCCACCCACTGCGCTATGCTACAGTGCTCACTAATGCCCGCATTGTGGCAATGGGACTGTGTGCTGTCCTCCGAAGCTTTGCCCTTATCCTTGTCTTCCCACTGCTGCTGCACAGACTCCCCTTCTGCCACTCCCAGAACATCCTCTCCCATGCCTACTGCCTTCATGTGGATATGATTAAGCTGGCATGTACTGATGTCTCCCTCAATAGCCACTATGGGCTGTCCATTGTGCTATTCACCTTTGGCCTGGACTCTGCACTCATTCTCATCTCCTATGTACTAATCTTGCGATCAGTGCTTGCCATTGCCTCCGGAGAAAAGCGCATCAAGACACTGAACACATGTGTGTCCCACATCCTAGCTGTGCTCATCTTCTATGTGCCCATGGTAAGTGTTTCCATCGTGCATCGTTTTGATGCTGGCCTGCCCCATGCTGTCTATATCCTCATGTCTATTCTCTACCTCTTTGTGCCTCCCATGCTCAATCCTATCATCTACTCCATTAAGACAAAGGAGATACGTCGCAGGCTCCTCAAGATGCTCTTTAGGGTTAAGTCCTGA